From the Ictalurus furcatus strain D&B chromosome 19, Billie_1.0, whole genome shotgun sequence genome, one window contains:
- the LOC128623651 gene encoding uncharacterized protein LOC128623651: MRVHIFGAASSPGCANYGMKYLASKYENDYPLAAVFIRKNFYVDDGLISVDSVQRANQLVNEAREVFSKGQLCLHKFVSNNRKVLDAIPESERASAVKDVDLNYSELPMQSVLGVKWSIETDAFSFNVVLNEKAATRRGILSTVASVYDPLGFLSPYILTGKRVLQEMCKRGVGWDEHVPLELKPKWETWLHDLENLEKIQIPRCFIPDHLSTIRKIELHHFSDASNNGYGQCSYIRIVADEQVHCALVMGKARVAPTRVVSIPRLELTAATVSAAVSSVLREELELKIDQEFFWTDSQVVLGYIKNDARRFHVFVANRVQKIRDTTDPSQWFYVETSQNPADHASRGLKVADLIESNWLRGPKFLWEQEIVFSQRSPELLVGDPEVKVLKTDAVERDSFLHRLSRLSDWNTTLNIIARIQRLAHKDRSGPISVEERREAALVLIRAAQREAFEKELKLFSQESTKLPKTHKMYQLDPIFQNGLLRVGGRLRMSSASVELKHPVILPKEGIVTQLILDHCHKRTQHQGRGQTLNELRASGYWIIGASKVVAKHIKSCVTCRKVRGRTEEQRMADLPVDRVDPSPPFLYTGIDCFGPFNTKQGRKEFKRYGLLFTCLSCRAIHLEMLEDLTTDAFLNALRCFIAIRGAVRQIRSDQGTNFLGAKNELERGLMEFDKERISTYLARKQCDFLMNVPEASHMGGIWERQIRTVRSVMSSVLAQAKGRLDDTSLRTFFYEAMSIVNSRPLTTNTINDPKGVEPLTPNHLLTMKSIVPLAPPGKFVREDLYAKKRWRRVQYLSEQFWSRWRKEYLASISLRQQWHVPRRNVQVGDVVIVKDDNIPRNEWKLARVVEARADGDGLVRKVKIQIGQSNLGKKGERITQLSSLERPVQKLVVLVEQNSD; the protein is encoded by the coding sequence ATGCGAGTTCACATATTTGGAGCAGCATCATCGCCTGGATGTgctaactatggcatgaaataCCTCGCCAGCAAATATGAGAATGATTACCCATTGGCTGCAGTCTTCATCCGGAAAAATTTCTATGTGGATGATGGGCTTATCAGTGTCGATTCAGTTCAAAGAGCCAACCAGCTTGTGAATGAAGCACGGGAAGTCTTTAGTAAAGGACAGCTGTGCTTACACAAATTTGTCTCTAACAACAGAAAGGTTTTGGATGCAATTCCAGAGAGTGAACGGGCAAGTGCAGTGAAGGATGTGGACCTGAACTACAGCGAGCTTCCAATGCAGAGTGTGCTGGGAGTGAAGTGGAGCATAGAGACGGATGCGTTCTCATTCAATGTCGTCCTCAATGAAAAGGCAGCCACCCGGCGAGGAATCCTATCAACGGTAGCTAGTGTATACGACCCATTAGGATTTCTCTCTCCCTACATCTTGACTGGGAAAAGAGTGCTGCAAGAGATGTGCAAACGAGGTGTAGGATGGGATGAACATGTTCCCCTTGAACTGAAGCCAAAGTGGGAAACATGGCTCCATGACCTGGAAAATCTTGAGAAAATTCAAATACCAAGATGCTTCATTCCTGATCACCTCAGCACAATACGAAAAATTGAGCTGCATCATTTTTCAGATGCCAGCAACAATGGCTATGGGCAATGTTCTTATATCAGGATTGTTGCTGATGAACAAGTACATTGTGCATTAGTCATGGGTAAGGCCAGAGTGGCACCCACAAGGGTGGTCAGCATTCCACGCCTTGAGCTCACTGCAGCTACAGTCTCTGCTGCTGTGAGTAGTGTCCTTAGAGAAGAGCTGGAGCTGAAAATAGACCAGGAGTTTTTCTGGACTGATTCACAGGTGGTGCTCGGGTACATCAAGAATGACGCCCGACGCTTTCATGTTTTTGTAGCAAATCGCGTCCAGAAAATAAGAGACACTACTGATCCTAGTCAGTGGTTCTACGTCGAAACAAGCCAGAATCCAGCCGACCACGCATCTAGGGGTCTCAAGGTGGCAGACCTAATAGAATCAAATTGGCTCAGAGGACCAAAGTTCTTATGGGAACAAGAAATTGTTTTTAGCCAAAGATCCCCAGAGCTTCTTGTAGGTGACCCAGAGGTCAAAGTCCTGAAAACAGATGCTGTTGAAAGAGACAGCTTCCTCCATAGGCTGTCAAGACTCTCAGATTGGAATACAACCCTCAACATTATTGCTCGGATTCAGAGACTGGCACACAAAGACAGGTCTGGACCCATTAGTGTAGAGGAACGAAGAGAAGCCGCTCTTGTGCTCATCAGAGCAGCACAAAGAGAAGCCTTTGAAAAGGAGTTGAAATTGTTTAGTCAGGAATCCACAAAGCTACCAAAAACTCACAAGATGTATCAACTTGACCCTATCTTTCAGAATGGATTGCTCAGGGTTGGTGGCAGGTTGAGAATGTCCTCCGCATCAGTTGAGTTGAAACATCCAGTGATCCTTCCTAAGGAAGGCATTGTCACACAGCTTATACTTGACCACTGTCACAAAAGGACTCAGCACCAAGGCCGAGGTCAAACCTTGAATGAGCTCAGAGCCAGCGGATATTGGATAATAGGTGCAAGCAAGGTAGTGGCCAAGCACATCAAGAGTTGTGTCACTTGCAGAAAGGTGCGTGGACGGACTGAAGAACAGCGAATGGCAGACTTACCTGTTGACCGAGTAGATCCATCTCCTCCATTCTTGTACACCGGAATTGACTGTTTCGGGCCATTCAACACGAAACAAGGTCGAAAGGAATTCAAGCGGTATGGTCTGTTGTTCACATGTCTAAGCTGCAGGGCCATCCACTTAGAAATGTTGGAGGATCTCACAACAGACGCATTTTTGAATGCTTTGAGATGCTTCATAGCAATTAGAGGAGCGGTAAGACAAATCCGATCTGACCAAGGTACTAATTTCCTTGGAGCAAAGAATGAGTTGGAGAGAGGTCTAATGGAATTTGACAAGGAAAGGATTTCAACTTACCTTGCAAGAAAGCAATGTGACTTCCTGATGAATGTGCCTGAAGCAAGCCACATGGGAGGCATTTGGGAACGCCAAATACGGACGGTTAGGAGCGTGATGAGTTCTGTTCTGGCACAGGCTAAAGGGAGACTGGATGACACCTCTTTGAGGACATTCTTCTATGAAGCCATGTCAATTGTTAACAGTCGTCCACtcacaacaaacacaatcaatGATCCTAAAGGTGTTGAACCTTTGACACCTAACCATTTGCTCACAATGAAGTCCATTGTGCCCCTCGCGCCTCCAGGCAAATTTGTCCGGGAAGATTTGTATGCCAAGAAGAGGTGGCGTAGAGTGCAGTACCTCTCGGAACAATTCTGGAGCAGGTGGCGCAAGGAATACCTGGCCAGCATAAGCCTCAGACAACAGTGGCATGTGCCCAGAAGAAATGTGCAAGTTGGGGATGTCGTTATTGTCAAGGATGACAATATTCCCAGAAATGAGTGGAAGCTAGCCA